In Nerophis lumbriciformis linkage group LG14, RoL_Nlum_v2.1, whole genome shotgun sequence, a single genomic region encodes these proteins:
- the ccl44 gene encoding chemokine (C-C motif) ligand 44 → MFMLQMLTVISLTVLLLASVQGKGVQMQRDVQCCMLYSHGKVRTKDVLRFEVQTEGPDCSIQAIILYTKKAVKCADPRDRKVKRLLRKLLQRQRTKAHRTMWLLPHDNLPVMTEERKDNWAILNME, encoded by the exons ATGTTCATGCTGCAGATGTTGACTGTTATTTCTCTGACTGTTCTCCTCCTGGCATCTGTGCAAG GTAAAGGTGTGCAGATGCAGCGGGATGTGCAGTGCTGCATGTTGTACTCCCACGGCAAGGTGCGCACCAAGGACGTGCTGCGGTTTGAGGTGCAGACAGAAGGACCAGACTGCAGCATACAAGCCATCAT CCTTTACACCAAAAAGGCAGTGAAGTGTGCCGACCCCAGGGACCGTAAGGTGAAGAGGTTGCTGAGAAAGCTCTTGCAGAGACAGAGAACCAAGGCCCATCGAACAATGTGGCTTCTTCCTCACGACAACCTGCCTGTCATGACAGAG GAGAGAAAAGACAACTGGGCCATTCTTAATATGGAGTGA